A stretch of the Filimonas lacunae genome encodes the following:
- a CDS encoding VpsF family polysaccharide biosynthesis protein (VpsF, distantly related to oligosaccharide ligases, is encoded next to the probable flippase VpsE.), translated as MILTIEAKQRIVVRVTLCLCFLGKGILELLNYPMGEFAVSSYTKFHPLTYLSACLLVGQIFMNWSGIVVFFRQSKAALYYLYTLTLLFIYLILADTGASLSPLIDTLVVPLVLLICFNSYGNNVKKDAVHLACVLIMINSFLAIYERIMGVNVFPIQNTYGFVFRSTALLGHPLNNALYSLAFILYYLVINMSPGKKMIRIGILLIALVCFGARGCLYTAAISILMLYVLPVSVSYNDYFKRINKLYAISLVIVCFSVFVYMVLYTSFGERLMEASFFDDSADVRLQAISLLDFNSISEMLWAKSQDVVDMISYGAGVDIIENFFVVWILKFGLIFTVILLFALFYFLRNKNSIVNVWIKGLLLILFFVASATNNSLATNTQVLFVLVALFSFEKDKGLFVY; from the coding sequence ATGATATTGACAATTGAGGCGAAGCAACGTATAGTTGTAAGAGTGACTTTGTGTCTGTGTTTTTTGGGAAAGGGGATACTAGAGCTGCTTAATTATCCGATGGGAGAGTTTGCTGTATCTTCATACACAAAGTTTCATCCACTAACTTATCTGTCGGCTTGCTTGTTAGTTGGGCAGATATTTATGAATTGGAGTGGAATAGTTGTTTTTTTTAGGCAAAGTAAAGCTGCGTTGTATTATTTGTATACGCTTACATTGCTATTTATTTATTTAATATTGGCAGACACTGGTGCCAGTCTTTCTCCTTTAATTGATACATTAGTGGTTCCACTTGTATTACTTATTTGTTTTAATAGTTACGGAAATAATGTAAAAAAAGATGCTGTTCATTTAGCCTGTGTGCTAATTATGATAAACTCATTTTTAGCTATATATGAAAGAATAATGGGAGTAAATGTGTTTCCTATTCAAAATACATATGGTTTTGTTTTCAGGTCTACAGCCTTACTCGGTCATCCTTTAAATAACGCATTATACTCCCTTGCTTTTATTTTGTATTATCTAGTAATAAATATGAGCCCTGGGAAAAAAATGATTCGAATTGGCATTCTTTTGATCGCTTTAGTTTGTTTTGGTGCCCGTGGTTGTTTATATACTGCTGCTATTTCTATTCTTATGTTATATGTGTTGCCGGTTTCTGTTTCGTATAACGATTACTTTAAGCGAATTAATAAGTTGTATGCTATTTCTCTTGTGATAGTTTGTTTTTCTGTATTTGTGTACATGGTTTTGTATACTTCTTTTGGAGAAAGATTGATGGAGGCTTCGTTCTTTGATGATAGTGCCGATGTTCGATTGCAAGCTATTAGTTTACTAGATTTTAATAGCATTTCTGAAATGCTTTGGGCAAAGTCTCAAGATGTGGTGGATATGATTTCATATGGCGCTGGGGTAGATATTATTGAAAATTTTTTCGTAGTATGGATTCTTAAGTTTGGACTAATATTTACAGTTATATTATTGTTTGCTTTGTTTTACTTTTTACGTAATAAAAACTCAATTGTAAATGTATGGATTAAGGGCCTTCTACTCATATTGTTTTTTGTTGCTTCTGCAACCAATAATTCATTAGCTACTAACACACAGGTGTTATTTGTTTTAGTAGCTCTTTTTTCCTTTGAAAAAGACAAAGGCCTTTTCGTTTATTAG
- a CDS encoding glycosyltransferase family protein has translation MKLLVIASAGGHWVQLQRLLPAFEQYDISFMSTNGKLRDTIGERPFFLIRDANRWNKWKLIKSFVEVFYIVTKLRPDAIVTTGAAPGLMGIIAGRFWGCKTVWVDSIANVEKLSMSGKIARRFADRVYTQWPHLAAENLIYYNGNVLA, from the coding sequence ATGAAATTGCTTGTAATTGCTTCTGCAGGAGGGCATTGGGTTCAATTGCAACGCCTGCTTCCTGCTTTTGAACAGTATGATATTTCTTTTATGTCTACGAATGGCAAGCTGCGGGACACCATTGGTGAGCGTCCTTTTTTTCTCATCAGAGATGCCAACAGATGGAACAAGTGGAAGTTGATAAAGTCGTTTGTGGAAGTTTTTTACATCGTTACAAAACTAAGGCCTGACGCTATTGTAACTACCGGTGCTGCTCCTGGTTTAATGGGCATTATAGCCGGTCGTTTCTGGGGATGCAAAACGGTTTGGGTAGATAGTATTGCCAATGTAGAAAAGCTTTCTATGAGTGGCAAAATAGCCAGGCGTTTTGCTGACAGGGTGTATACGCAATGGCCGCACCTGGCAGCAGAGAACCTTATTTATTACAATGGAAATGTATTAGCATGA
- a CDS encoding glycosyltransferase family 4 protein, giving the protein MYNGSNAFITGPLARKVLTAGVQFKNNRGGIGGVIATYEKYFAPFYFVPTYKPQRFKPAIVSYYLYHMVRLVMALLLKPSIKIVHIHGAAKGSFYRKYGVFFIAKYVFRKRVIYHSHGSEFKDFYDHAGKISAAWIRHFFRRVDLVICLSESWKTWFLSRFEVKKIVVLENIVEKSVTAVPHNEDATTIMEFLFLGAIGDRKGVFDLLAAIKKYKTAFAGKMHLVVGGNGAVDKLTRFIEEEGLQELVTYKGWLTGHDKIKSISNSQVYILPSYNEGLPLSILEAMSFGKAIISTPVGGIEEIVKPGYNGYLVKPGAIDEIADAMLQCIQKPSLVAAMGAHSKKVVAPYYAEEVIPKLAAVYEGLLKR; this is encoded by the coding sequence ATGTATAACGGAAGTAATGCTTTTATAACGGGGCCGCTTGCCAGAAAAGTACTTACTGCGGGGGTACAGTTTAAAAATAATCGAGGGGGAATTGGGGGAGTGATTGCTACTTACGAAAAATATTTTGCTCCTTTTTATTTTGTACCCACTTATAAGCCACAACGTTTTAAACCGGCTATTGTATCTTATTACCTGTATCATATGGTAAGGCTGGTAATGGCTTTGTTACTAAAGCCTTCTATTAAAATTGTTCATATACACGGTGCAGCCAAAGGCAGTTTTTACAGAAAGTATGGTGTGTTTTTTATAGCAAAATACGTGTTCCGTAAACGAGTGATCTATCATAGCCATGGTTCGGAGTTTAAAGATTTTTACGACCACGCAGGTAAGATCAGTGCAGCCTGGATCAGGCATTTTTTCAGGCGTGTAGACCTGGTTATTTGTTTGTCTGAAAGCTGGAAAACCTGGTTTCTATCAAGGTTTGAGGTGAAGAAGATCGTTGTGTTGGAAAATATTGTAGAAAAGTCAGTTACTGCCGTTCCACATAATGAAGATGCTACTACAATAATGGAATTTTTGTTCCTGGGAGCTATTGGCGATCGTAAAGGAGTGTTTGATTTACTGGCAGCGATAAAAAAATATAAAACTGCCTTTGCAGGTAAAATGCACCTGGTAGTGGGCGGTAATGGTGCGGTAGATAAATTAACCCGGTTTATTGAAGAGGAAGGGTTACAAGAACTGGTTACTTACAAAGGATGGCTCACCGGGCATGATAAAATAAAATCGATCAGCAACTCACAGGTATACATACTTCCTTCTTACAATGAGGGGTTACCGCTTTCTATATTGGAAGCTATGAGTTTTGGCAAGGCTATTATATCTACGCCTGTTGGGGGAATAGAAGAAATAGTAAAGCCAGGTTACAATGGTTACCTGGTAAAGCCTGGTGCGATAGATGAAATTGCAGATGCTATGCTGCAATGTATTCAAAAACCTTCCCTTGTTGCTGCCATGGGAGCCCATTCTAAAAAGGTGGTAGCGCCTTATTATGCAGAGGAAGTAATACCCAAGTTGGCTGCTGTGTACGAGGGGTTATTGAAACGCTAG
- a CDS encoding helix-turn-helix domain-containing protein, with amino-acid sequence MLKIETAMNNQLLYTAGKPSYSPEQENAFDIQLLDEPACVHLLKGERKRLTRYEIICFTTAAGLIAIDVDTHIISDNFIYCLVPGQIRRIQTNGNAKGYYISFSEEFLYRAGIYKRGTGALHPYSAIMSTSIIVADAAIQSEIAFITTIMKNEYNSYNLLRSEILSGLLYILSAYFSRKLTGRKETMPTSKDGELVQRFMYLLKSNFTSMKQVSDFASELCVSPNYLNRAVKKITGSTASAQIQRLIVMEAKKQAIHSNNSMKEIAYMLGFTDIAHFSKFFKNNSGVSFTHFRKEILS; translated from the coding sequence GTGCTGAAAATAGAAACCGCTATGAACAACCAGTTATTATACACTGCAGGCAAACCTTCTTATAGTCCGGAACAGGAAAATGCTTTTGACATCCAACTACTGGATGAGCCAGCCTGCGTTCATTTATTAAAAGGCGAGCGCAAACGGCTTACCCGCTACGAAATCATCTGTTTTACTACCGCTGCGGGGTTAATAGCCATAGATGTGGATACCCATATTATCAGTGATAATTTCATATACTGCCTGGTTCCCGGCCAGATACGCAGGATACAGACCAATGGGAATGCTAAAGGGTATTACATCTCCTTTTCGGAAGAGTTTTTATACCGGGCAGGCATTTATAAAAGAGGAACAGGTGCTTTACACCCTTATTCAGCCATTATGAGCACTTCTATCATCGTAGCAGATGCAGCCATACAATCGGAAATAGCATTTATCACTACTATTATGAAAAATGAGTATAATAGTTATAACCTGCTGCGGTCTGAAATTTTATCGGGTTTACTGTATATACTCAGCGCCTACTTCTCGCGCAAGCTTACAGGCAGAAAGGAAACCATGCCCACATCCAAAGATGGTGAACTGGTGCAGCGGTTCATGTACCTGCTAAAATCTAACTTCACCAGTATGAAACAGGTATCTGATTTTGCCAGTGAATTATGCGTGTCGCCTAACTACCTGAACCGGGCCGTAAAAAAAATAACAGGCTCCACCGCAAGCGCACAAATTCAACGGTTAATTGTTATGGAAGCTAAAAAGCAAGCTATTCATTCCAATAATAGTATGAAGGAGATTGCCTATATGCTTGGCTTTACAGACATTGCACATTTCAGCAAGTTTTTTAAAAATAACTCCGGTGTAAGCTTTACACATTTTAGAAAGGAAATACTCTCATAA
- a CDS encoding GumC family protein: MDSENVTEQHQKDGQTFSTIFSFVLDHWKIFLLCILFSLVGGWFYLKIATPVYKVTAKILVDDDQKAGSLFGASSNVMQDFNSLLGGKSNVDNESQVLQTQDLMERVVKDMQLNVKYFEQKDLVYREMYPETAVTITAVNSIGAGSAVFTLSEQEDGAIKVEEQVGKTDTSASIKETHVAKFGYPINMHSGIYQFNKSQGYIKGRKYKVTISTLDKSIEELQHMLSVKVPNKQVTTINLELAYPVPAKGRSILATLVKQYINGNLDQKNAFADSTMTFIDRRLAIVNADLSQVERQVQDFKQRHNIADMDEQAKVLIHQWEQQGVNVNSINTELSLVDTLTRMFTNQNFKNKMVPGLLTKDPVFLELLAIYNENQLLREKLLSNFTPNNPQIKNIDVQLEGLRAKMLDHLTVVRKGLMVSFNQLDSIGGSNTVNIRKVPEIQRNYLDLVRQQEIKQALFVFLLQKREEIAVTKASNIANSRLIDSPRAEYRPVWPKKPLVMLMALLLGIVIPYFGLSAINMLNNRVKSSDEVIALSQIGLVGEISHSEISSPLIYKEKPDSIIAEQFRAIRTNLQFVNGTVKCPVILFTSSLGGEGKSFAALNLAQAFASTGKKTVLMELDLRKPKVASYLNIDAENGFSNYMVSNLPLYKIIVPSGIEKLDLLPSGPLPPNPAELLLHEKMNDLIAELRDSYDVIIMDTPPVGLVTDAQILASYATTCLYMVRIDYTYKNRLTIPLELKTSGKMKNIYLVINDVKRKASHRYGYGGYKYDEEYGYGSKQKNTKPRVRVLLKEKKQG, from the coding sequence ATGGATTCGGAAAATGTAACAGAGCAGCATCAGAAGGATGGACAAACCTTTTCAACAATTTTCAGTTTTGTATTGGATCATTGGAAGATTTTTTTATTGTGTATTCTTTTTAGTCTGGTAGGGGGATGGTTTTATCTTAAAATCGCCACTCCGGTATACAAGGTAACCGCTAAGATATTGGTAGATGATGATCAAAAGGCTGGTAGCTTATTTGGAGCTTCCTCCAATGTAATGCAGGATTTTAATAGTTTGCTGGGAGGAAAAAGTAATGTGGACAATGAATCACAAGTGTTGCAAACACAGGACTTGATGGAAAGAGTAGTGAAAGACATGCAGTTGAACGTTAAGTACTTTGAACAGAAAGACTTAGTATATCGGGAAATGTATCCAGAAACAGCTGTTACCATAACAGCTGTCAATTCAATAGGTGCTGGGAGTGCAGTTTTTACATTGTCTGAACAAGAAGATGGTGCCATAAAAGTAGAGGAGCAGGTTGGGAAAACTGACACCAGTGCTTCGATTAAAGAAACGCATGTTGCCAAATTTGGTTATCCAATTAATATGCATTCTGGCATTTATCAATTTAATAAATCACAAGGCTATATTAAGGGCAGAAAGTATAAAGTAACTATTTCCACTCTTGATAAAAGTATTGAAGAATTACAGCATATGCTTTCTGTAAAGGTGCCTAATAAACAGGTAACTACTATTAATCTGGAGCTTGCTTATCCCGTTCCGGCAAAAGGGAGAAGCATTTTAGCTACCCTTGTAAAGCAGTATATAAATGGCAATCTGGATCAAAAAAATGCTTTTGCTGATAGTACGATGACTTTTATAGATCGTAGACTTGCTATTGTGAACGCAGACCTTAGTCAGGTTGAACGCCAGGTGCAGGATTTTAAGCAGAGGCATAATATTGCCGATATGGATGAGCAGGCAAAAGTGCTTATTCATCAATGGGAGCAGCAAGGTGTAAATGTAAATAGTATCAATACTGAACTTTCATTAGTTGATACTTTAACCAGGATGTTTACTAACCAGAACTTTAAAAATAAGATGGTGCCTGGTTTACTCACTAAAGATCCTGTGTTTTTAGAGTTATTAGCTATTTATAATGAAAATCAACTTTTAAGAGAAAAGCTGCTAAGTAATTTTACTCCTAACAACCCACAGATTAAAAATATTGATGTTCAGCTTGAAGGATTGCGCGCTAAGATGCTGGATCATTTAACAGTTGTAAGAAAAGGATTGATGGTATCTTTTAATCAACTTGATTCAATAGGTGGAAGCAATACGGTAAACATCAGAAAGGTACCTGAAATTCAACGCAACTATCTTGATTTAGTACGACAGCAAGAAATTAAGCAGGCTTTATTTGTTTTCCTGCTGCAAAAAAGAGAAGAGATTGCTGTTACTAAAGCTTCTAATATTGCTAACTCTCGTTTAATAGATAGTCCACGAGCTGAATATAGGCCAGTGTGGCCTAAAAAGCCATTGGTAATGTTAATGGCGCTTTTACTCGGAATTGTTATTCCTTATTTTGGATTATCTGCTATTAATATGTTGAACAATAGGGTGAAAAGTTCTGATGAAGTAATAGCGCTAAGTCAGATAGGCCTGGTGGGAGAAATAAGCCATAGTGAAATTTCATCTCCGCTTATTTATAAGGAAAAGCCAGATTCTATTATTGCAGAACAATTCAGAGCCATTCGTACAAACTTACAGTTCGTAAACGGAACGGTGAAGTGTCCGGTTATATTATTCACGTCCAGTTTAGGGGGCGAGGGTAAGTCGTTTGCTGCACTTAATCTTGCTCAGGCATTCGCTTCAACAGGAAAAAAAACAGTGTTGATGGAGCTTGATCTTAGAAAACCAAAGGTTGCCAGCTATTTGAACATAGATGCAGAAAATGGCTTTTCTAACTATATGGTAAGCAACCTGCCGCTTTATAAAATAATAGTACCATCAGGAATAGAAAAGCTTGACTTATTGCCATCTGGCCCATTGCCGCCTAATCCTGCTGAATTATTGTTGCATGAAAAAATGAATGACTTAATTGCTGAATTAAGAGACAGCTACGATGTAATTATCATGGATACGCCACCTGTAGGACTCGTAACTGATGCACAAATTCTGGCATCTTACGCAACTACCTGCTTGTATATGGTTAGAATAGATTATACCTATAAAAATCGTTTAACTATTCCACTGGAATTAAAAACATCAGGTAAAATGAAGAATATTTACCTGGTTATTAATGACGTTAAACGAAAAGCTTCCCATAGATATGGATATGGAGGCTATAAGTATGATGAGGAGTATGGTTATGGTAGTAAGCAAAAGAATACGAAGCCGCGTGTGAGAGTTCTTTTAAAAGAGAAAAAGCAGGGATAG
- a CDS encoding peptidoglycan DD-metalloendopeptidase family protein, which produces MIQVDKASLHQVVPFSPGADKLLLMDFTAANAALTENLVSNPVLLNSSIEVWLRQANARYGIGGYAEDRALYRTRALFGNADNNTAGESRSIHLGIDIWGPEGTPVYAPLAGVVHSFAFNNQPGDYGATIIVQHTVNGNTFHTLYGHLSFDSIRELAKGQEIAAGALLARFGNLAENGNWPPHLHFQVVIDMQGKEGDYPGVCKPSEKDEYLANCPDADKLLQMMRYATAL; this is translated from the coding sequence ATGATACAGGTAGATAAAGCCAGTTTGCACCAGGTAGTCCCATTTTCACCTGGAGCAGATAAGTTGTTATTGATGGATTTTACCGCTGCTAATGCCGCATTAACAGAAAACCTGGTGAGCAACCCGGTATTGCTGAACAGCTCCATAGAAGTATGGTTAAGGCAGGCAAATGCACGCTATGGAATAGGCGGGTATGCCGAAGACAGGGCCTTATACCGAACCAGAGCTTTGTTTGGCAATGCAGATAACAATACTGCTGGCGAATCGCGTAGCATACATCTGGGTATTGACATCTGGGGCCCGGAAGGCACGCCTGTTTACGCTCCACTGGCAGGCGTGGTGCATAGCTTTGCTTTTAATAACCAGCCGGGCGATTATGGGGCAACTATTATTGTACAGCATACAGTAAATGGCAATACTTTTCATACACTGTATGGACACCTGTCGTTTGATAGTATACGGGAGTTGGCAAAAGGGCAGGAGATTGCGGCAGGGGCATTACTGGCCAGGTTTGGCAACCTTGCCGAAAATGGTAACTGGCCGCCGCACCTGCATTTTCAGGTGGTGATAGATATGCAGGGGAAAGAAGGAGATTATCCGGGTGTATGCAAGCCTTCTGAAAAGGATGAATATCTGGCTAATTGTCCGGATGCAGACAAGCTATTGCAGATGATGCGGTATGCAACAGCCTTATGA
- a CDS encoding glycosyltransferase: MSETVTKKVIAHVTFSFTNGGTENVIVDLVNFQVNIFPVVMLVIINNAVDEDLLKQVDARVVVIRLKRSPGSRSPMHVIRLNRILLTYNPDVIHAHHEKVISLIYGASGKKILTVHATGYEVGNMHKYSKVIGISPAVEYDVKARSTNLLNAAIMPNGVDTGKVRSRWLGNFKSPLKMVQIGRLVHSVKGQHILLSALHQLLTVHKVHDFEMHFVGEGPSREFLEQLCHSLGLQKQVSFLGLKDRDWIYDNLCEYGLLIQPSLEEGFGLAIAEAMAANVLSVVADLPAPMMLIENGRLGYYFEKGNAGSCAATIMEVINSSQDQRQKMREAAREHVLTHYSLQTMNEAYVSLYNAS, from the coding sequence ATGAGTGAAACTGTTACCAAAAAAGTAATAGCGCATGTCACCTTTTCGTTTACGAATGGTGGTACTGAGAATGTAATTGTAGACCTTGTTAACTTTCAGGTAAATATATTTCCGGTAGTAATGCTGGTGATTATTAATAACGCGGTAGATGAAGATTTGCTGAAACAGGTAGATGCGCGGGTAGTGGTTATTCGTTTAAAGCGATCGCCCGGCTCAAGATCGCCTATGCATGTGATTCGCTTAAACCGTATACTACTCACCTATAATCCTGATGTTATTCATGCCCATCATGAAAAAGTAATTTCATTGATATATGGTGCATCAGGTAAAAAAATACTGACCGTGCATGCTACAGGATATGAGGTGGGTAATATGCACAAGTATTCTAAAGTAATTGGTATTTCACCAGCGGTAGAGTATGATGTCAAAGCCAGATCTACCAACCTGCTCAACGCTGCTATTATGCCTAATGGTGTGGATACAGGAAAAGTAAGGTCAAGATGGCTGGGCAATTTCAAGTCTCCGCTTAAAATGGTGCAGATTGGCCGGTTGGTTCATTCGGTAAAAGGTCAGCACATATTGTTGTCTGCCTTGCATCAATTGCTCACTGTACATAAGGTGCATGATTTTGAAATGCATTTTGTGGGTGAAGGCCCCTCTCGGGAGTTTTTAGAGCAGTTATGCCATTCACTTGGGCTGCAAAAACAGGTATCCTTTCTGGGATTAAAAGACAGGGATTGGATATACGACAATCTTTGTGAGTATGGTCTGTTAATACAGCCCTCATTGGAAGAAGGTTTCGGATTAGCTATTGCAGAAGCGATGGCTGCCAACGTACTGAGTGTGGTAGCTGATTTACCTGCTCCTATGATGCTGATAGAAAATGGTCGTTTGGGATATTATTTTGAAAAGGGGAATGCCGGCTCCTGTGCAGCAACAATAATGGAGGTGATAAACTCCAGTCAGGATCAGCGACAGAAAATGCGCGAAGCTGCCCGGGAACATGTATTGACCCATTACTCCCTGCAAACGATGAACGAAGCATATGTGTCTTTATACAACGCCAGTTAA
- a CDS encoding lipopolysaccharide biosynthesis protein — protein MNIKNIIISSPAYIVPALINFAALIVFTRSLSLEAYGMLSLTLVTIEFLQVLLYQWIKQAMLRFYDDEKYSVSIALRLCGYITMALLVLTLVAVLGNKFLHWGTFSWFLVVMVGCFSRGMANVVLDYVRISRPGLRAYTTLSVLVNFCYYVPAIVWVLFKKNTEVDSVLYIQVFSLLVLLAIISVVFNKTIVILVNTKPDQLFFKKFLLFAFPLIPVIVASNLFVRVDRYIIEVNAGLTQLGAYSAAYSLSSMVIASFFNILTLPTYPNIIRHLNQENITLARKIFKKNGDYIMLVAIPLLVLVFLYNNFICTLLFKDKALVVAKVFPVVVIATFLHNCKIHYFDQVFQFLKKTKQYMVQCVVIGVVHLLVAFEWSKYKGCAGVAYSTMILNVCAMFYVYFFSFHSFKIELSRKAFFIATFCCMAIVAVYCFTYTYYGYK, from the coding sequence ATGAATATTAAAAATATTATAATTAGCTCTCCTGCTTATATCGTTCCTGCGCTTATAAACTTTGCAGCTTTAATTGTTTTTACTAGAAGCTTGTCATTAGAAGCTTATGGAATGTTGTCTCTTACATTAGTGACCATTGAGTTTTTGCAGGTATTATTATATCAATGGATAAAACAGGCGATGCTCCGTTTTTATGATGATGAAAAATATTCTGTTTCAATAGCACTTCGTCTTTGCGGTTATATTACTATGGCTTTACTGGTACTGACACTTGTTGCTGTATTGGGAAATAAATTTCTTCATTGGGGAACTTTCAGCTGGTTTTTGGTTGTTATGGTAGGGTGCTTTTCAAGAGGGATGGCTAATGTGGTGCTCGATTATGTAAGAATATCCAGGCCAGGGTTAAGAGCTTATACTACATTATCAGTGCTGGTTAATTTTTGTTATTATGTTCCCGCAATTGTATGGGTACTCTTTAAAAAAAATACGGAGGTTGATAGTGTTTTATATATACAGGTTTTCTCTTTACTTGTATTATTAGCGATCATATCTGTAGTATTCAATAAAACAATCGTAATACTGGTAAATACAAAACCTGATCAGTTGTTTTTTAAAAAGTTTTTGTTATTCGCGTTTCCCTTAATACCGGTAATTGTTGCTTCTAATTTATTTGTACGGGTAGACCGATATATTATTGAGGTAAATGCAGGATTAACGCAGTTGGGGGCATATTCGGCTGCTTATTCTTTGTCAAGTATGGTAATAGCATCTTTCTTTAATATCCTTACACTGCCAACCTATCCTAATATTATCAGACATCTGAATCAGGAAAATATAACTCTGGCAAGAAAAATATTTAAGAAGAATGGTGATTATATTATGCTTGTTGCTATCCCACTTCTTGTACTTGTTTTTTTGTATAATAATTTTATTTGTACGCTTCTTTTTAAAGACAAGGCGCTTGTGGTTGCTAAGGTTTTTCCCGTGGTAGTGATCGCCACTTTTTTGCATAACTGCAAAATTCATTATTTTGATCAGGTATTTCAGTTTTTGAAAAAGACAAAGCAATACATGGTGCAGTGTGTTGTGATAGGGGTAGTTCATTTATTGGTTGCATTTGAGTGGTCAAAATATAAGGGGTGTGCGGGTGTAGCTTATTCTACTATGATACTTAACGTATGTGCGATGTTCTACGTTTACTTTTTTAGTTTCCATTCATTCAAGATAGAGTTGAGTCGCAAGGCTTTTTTTATTGCTACTTTTTGCTGCATGGCTATTGTGGCTGTTTATTGTTTTACCTATACCTATTATGGCTATAAATGA
- a CDS encoding polysaccharide biosynthesis/export family protein yields MKLSLVPSIAMCVMAMACSTTKYSTVPYFTDLPEKSTVDIKRVAFQAPVIQTDDLLNIVIQTADGTTATVLAATPAVLSVSNPALQSAASAQINNSMQPSVTSYLVNQYGDIELPMLGKIHVAGLTTVAAKDSIRGRASVHLNDPTVTVRFANFKINIMGEVSRPGTYVVPNEKISVLDALALAGDITVFGKKENVKIIRNLGDSSRVFILNLNETSSLQSASFYLKQNDVIYVEPGKTKLANLDGTKTRNFAIAASVLSVIIVLATRIN; encoded by the coding sequence ATGAAATTAAGTCTTGTTCCTTCTATTGCCATGTGTGTAATGGCAATGGCCTGTTCTACAACAAAATATAGCACAGTGCCTTATTTTACAGATTTGCCGGAAAAATCTACAGTTGATATTAAGAGAGTCGCTTTTCAGGCCCCGGTTATACAAACAGATGATCTGTTAAATATTGTTATTCAAACTGCAGATGGTACTACTGCAACAGTTTTAGCAGCTACGCCAGCTGTTCTTTCGGTATCTAACCCAGCATTGCAATCTGCTGCCAGTGCCCAAATCAATAATTCAATGCAACCTAGCGTAACCAGTTACCTGGTTAATCAGTATGGAGATATAGAACTACCTATGTTGGGAAAAATACATGTTGCCGGATTAACAACTGTTGCTGCTAAAGATAGTATACGTGGCAGGGCTTCCGTGCATTTGAATGACCCTACGGTAACTGTTCGTTTTGCTAATTTTAAAATTAATATAATGGGAGAGGTCAGCAGGCCTGGAACATATGTTGTGCCTAATGAAAAAATATCAGTATTAGATGCATTAGCTCTTGCTGGGGATATTACCGTTTTTGGAAAAAAAGAGAATGTGAAAATTATAAGGAATCTCGGGGATAGCAGCAGGGTGTTTATACTTAATCTGAACGAAACTTCTTCTCTTCAATCTGCAAGCTTTTATTTGAAGCAGAATGATGTAATATATGTAGAACCTGGTAAGACCAAATTAGCTAATCTGGATGGTACTAAAACAAGAAACTTTGCTATTGCAGCTTCTGTATTGTCCGTCATCATTGTATTAGCTACCAGAATAAATTAA